TCCTATAGGTGCGGTATATTCCATACTGTACACGGGTCCTGTGTCCTATAGGTGCGGTATATTCTATACTGTACACAGGTCCTGTGTCCTATAGGTGCGGTATATTCCATACTGTACACGGGTCCTGTGTCCTATAGGTGCGGTATATTCCATACTGTACACGGGTCCTGTGTCCTATAGGTGCGGTATATTGCATAATGTACACGGGTCCTGTGTACTATAGGTGCGGTATATTCCACACTGTACACGGGTTCTGTGTCCTATAGGTGCGGTATATTCCATACTGTACACGGGTCTTGTGTCCTATAGGTGCGGTATATTCCATACTGTACACGGGTCCTGTGTCCTATAGGTGCGGTATATTCCATACTGTGCACGGGTCCTGTGTCCTATAGGTGCGGTATATTCTATACTGTACACGGATCCTGTGTCCTATAGGTGCGGTATATTCCATACTGTACACGGGTCCTGTGTCCTATAGGTTATAGGTGCGGTATATTCCATACTGTACACGGGTCCTGTGTCCTATAGGTGCAGTATATTCCATACTGTACACAGGTCCTGTGTCCTATAGGTGCGGTATATTCTATACCGTACACGGGTCCTGTGTCCTATAGGTGCGGTATATTCCATACTGTACATGGGTCCTGTGTCCTATAGGTGCGGTATATTCCATACTGTACACGGGTCCTGTGTCCTATAGGTGTGGTATATTCCATACTGTACACGGGTCCTGTGTCCTAAAGGTGCGGTATATTCCATACTGTACACGGGTCCTGTGTCCTATAGGTGCGGTATATTGCATAATATACACGGGTCCTGTGTCCTATAGGTGCGGTATATTCCATACTGTACACGGGTCCTGTGTCCTATAGGTGCGGTATATTCCATACTGTGCACGGGTCCTGTGTCCTATAGGTGCGGTATATTCCATACTGTACACGGGTCCTGTGTCCTATAGGTGCGGTATATTCCATACTGTACACGGGTCCTGTGTCCTATAGGTGCGGTATATTCCATACTGTACACGGGTCCTGTGTCCTATAGGTGCGGTATATTCCATACTGTACACGGGTCCTGTGTCCTATAGGTGCGGTATATTCCATACTGTACACGGGTCCTGTGTCCTATAGGTGCGGTATATTCCATAATGTACACGGGTCCTGTGTCCTATAGGTGCGGTATATTCCATACTGTACACGGGTCCTGTGTCCTATAGGTGCGGTATATTCCATACTGTACACAGGTCCTATGACCTATAGGTGCGGTATATTCCATACTGTACACGGGTCCTGTGTCCTATAGGTGCGGTATATTCCATACTGTACATGGGTCCTGTGTCCTATAGGTGCGGTATATTCCATACTGTACACGGGTCCTGTGTCCTATAGGTGCGGTATATTCCATACTGTACACGGGTCCTGTGTCCTATAGGTGCGGTATATTCCATACTGTACACGGGTCCTGTGTCCTATAGGTTATAGGTGCTGTATATTCCATACTGTACACAGGTCCTGTGTCCTATAGGTGCGGTATATTCCATACTGTACACGGGTCCTGTGTCCTATAGGTGCGGTATATTCCATACTGTACACGGGTCCTGTGTCCTATAGGTGCGGTATATTCCATACTGTACATGGGTCCTGTGTCCTATAGGTGCGGTATATTCCATACTGTACACGGGTCCTGTGTCCTATAGGTGCGGTATATTCTATACTGTACACAGGTCCTGTGTCCTATAGGTGCGGTATATTCCATACTGTACACGGGTCCTGTGTCCTATAGGTGCGGTATATTCCATACTGTACACAGGTCCTGTGTCCTATAGGTGCGGTATATTGCATAATGTACACGGGTCCTGTGTCCTATAGGTGCGGTATATTCCATACTGTACACGGGTCCTGTGTCCTATAGGTGCGGTATATTCCATACTGTACACGGGTCTTGTGTCCTATAGGTGCGGTATATTCCATACTGTACACGGGTCCTGTGTCCTATAGGTGCGGTATATTCCATACTGTGCACGGGTCCTGTGTCCTATAGGTGCGGTATATTCTATACTGTACACGGATCCTGTGTCCTATAGGTGCGGTATATTCCATACTGTACACGGGTCCTGTGTCCTATAGGTTATAGGTGCGGTATATTCCATACTGTACACGGGTCATGTGTCCTATAGGTGCAGTATATTCCATACTGTACACAGGTCCTGTGTCCTATAGGTGCGGTATATTCTATACTGTACACGGGTCCTGTGTCCTATAGGTGCGGTATATTCCATACTGTACATGGGTCCTGTGTCCTATAGGTGCGGTATATTCCATACTGTACACGGGTCCTGTGTCCTATAGGTGCGGTATATTGCATAATATACACGGGTCCTGTGTCCTATAGGTGCGGTATATTCCATACTGTACACGGGTCCTGTGTCCTATAGGTGCGGTATATTGCATAATGTACACGGGTCCTGTGTCCTATAGGTGCGGTATATTCCATACTGTACACGGGTCCTGTGTCCTATAGGTGCGGTATATTCCATACTGTACACGGGTCTTGTGTCCTATAGGTGCGGTATATTCCATACTGTACACGGGTCCTGTGTCCTATAGGTGCGGTATATTCCATACTGTACACGGGTCCTGTGTCCTATAGGTGCAGTATATTCCATAATGTACACGGGTCCTGTGTCCTATAGGTGCAGTATATTCCATACTGTACACGGGTCCTGTGTACAGTATCAGCCCATGCGCCAAGAGTGTAATAGTAGGAGAGGGGTTTAGTATCAGTTTGCCCCGCTTACCCTACAGTTAGTCTGGCCACATATCTCCATATCTGGACTGTGGTCAAACTTTGCCTCTGTACAGAGTACACATCAGATATTATTGTTAGTGTACCCTGCACAGTCTCAGCCCAAGCTcccgtgtttcccctgatgagctatTCACTCATCTTTGtcagcgaaacatgcgtgtagggatcaGGCAGACGAGGGCTTTCTAGGGCGCAcaaattccagggttaggttcctgcTTGTGGCTGGTCACGGGGATCCGTGGTCAGGCCACTTAGGTCATTGTAGGGACCCAGAGTATCACTAGGGTCAGCTAACCTAGCATCCCTAACCCTGTATTCTACGACTGCCTTCAGCAACGGTGCATCCATTAGCACCGGCCAGGCAATTGTTGTACCAAGGAGCACCTCATCAGAGCGGTAGGATCAGAGCACCTCTTAACTCTTTAATGTGTTTTGGTTGTCTGCACCTTACTACCGGCGTGGTGAACCTCCGCATTGCTCTCTTTTTCCATATTTGTACCATTTGTATCCAATTATCGTGGGGCCAATTTTCTAtacataacgaagagctggaagaccaattaacactaattaggtcaattggcaacatgattgggtataaaaagagcttctcagagtggcagtgtctctcagaagccaagatgggtagaggatcaccaattcccacaatgttgcgcagaaagatagtggagcaatatcagaaaggtgttacccagcgaaaaattgcaaagactttgcatctatcatcatcaactgtgcataacatcatccgaagattcagagaatctggaacaatctctgtgcgtaagggtcaaggccgtaaaaccatactggatgcccgtgatctccgggcccttaaacgacactgcaccacaaacaggaatgctactgtaaaggaaatcacagaatgggctcaggaatacttccagaaaccattgtcagtgaacacaacccaccgtgccatccgccgttgccagctgaaactctacagtgcaaagaagaagccatttctaagcaagatccacaagctcaggcgttttcactgggccagggatcatttacaatggagtgtggcaaaatggaagactgttctgtggtcagacgagtcacgattccaagttctttttggaaatctgggaagccatgtcatccggaccaaagaggacaaggacaacccaagttgttatcaacgctcagttcagaagcctgcatctctgatggtatggggttgcatgagtgcgtgtggcatgggcagcttgcatgtctggaaaggcaccatcaatgcagaaaaatatattccggttctagaacaacatctgctcccatccagacgtcatctctttcagggaagaccctgcatttttcaacaagataatgccagaccacattctgcatcaatcacaacatcacggctgcgtaggagaaggatccgggtactgaaatggccagtctgcagtccagatctttcacctatagagaacatttggcacatcataaagaggaaggtgcaacaaagaaggcccaagacgattgaacagttagaggcctgtattagacaagaatgggagagcattcctatttctaaacttgagaaactggtctcctcggtccccagacgtctgttgagtgttgtaagaagaaggggagatgccacacagtggtgaaaatggccttgtcccaactttttggggatttgttgacaccatgaaattctgattcaacatatttttcccttaaaatggtacattttctcagtttaaacttttgttccgtgatttatgttctgttctgaataaaatattagaagttggcatctccacatcattgcattcagtttttattcacgatttgtatagtgtcccaacttttttggaatccggtttgtaatgtgtatgtattcatttaacgAGCCTtagttagtccttagcataagacaaatcagtaggacatataaaatatataattttatattatattgttatatgttatgaagacaacatgtatccagtatatcatatatatacaggtccaaaattagcatattgtgataaagttcattattttctgtaatgtactgataaacattagactttcatatattttagattcattacacacaactgaagtagttcaagccttttattgctttaatattgatgattttggcatacagctcatgaaaaccccaaattcctatctaaaaaaattagcatatcatgaaaaggttctctaaacgagctattaacctaatcatctgaatcaactaattaactctaaacacctgcaaaagattcctgaggcttttaaaaactcccagcctggttcattactcaaaaccgcaatcatgggtaagactgccgacctgactgctgtccagaaggccatcattgacaccctcaagcaagagggtaagacacagaaagaaatttctgaacgaataggctgttcccagagtgctgtatcaaggcacctcagtgggaagtctgtgggaaggaaaaagtgtggcagaaaacgctgcacaacgagaagaggtgaccggaccctgaggaagactgtggagaaggaccgattccagaccttgggggacctgcggaagcagtggactgagtctggagtagaaacatccagagcccccgtgtacaggcgtgtgcaggaaatgggctacaggtgccgcattccccagaaacagcggcagaagcgcctgacctgggctacagagaagcagcactggactgttgcatgtcattcggaaatcaaggtgccagagtctggaggaagactggggagagggaaatgccaaaatgcctgaagtccagtgtcaagtacccacagtcagtgatggtctggggtgccaagtcagttataagagggtgtgcacacttatgcaacaacatgattttatttttgtaaaaacacaaaatgcaatcgcacactgcaaccagcactctgccctgcctttatgctggatgttgaataaggcattggtgtacattttggccaaagcgtaataagccactcaccgcgtcaaggttgccttcatgagtggtccctaacactagttcctaccttttatgggccatgacagccacataaagtccagggagcgcgggtacagcatgcatgccaagcaaccttgacatggtgagtggcttattacgctttggccaaaatgtacaccaatgccttattcaacatccagcataaaggcaaggcagagtgctggttgcagtgtgcgattgcattttgtgtttttacatttatatctttatttcgccatagcaatctgcacctgctaggggttgtgcgggctgaaattttccatgattttatttttattttttgttttcttccctccacctaaaagatttcagtttgtttttcaattgagttgtacagtttataggtcacattaaaggtggaaaaagttttgaaatgatttatcgtggttagaaacctgacattttatcaggggtgtgtagactttttatatccactgtatgttgaaaagccttgtgtagtgtgaaagtgtaaaaaaattagggcctatttgcctATTATATGCactgtataataaataaaatctCTCTCTCACAATCGtcagtgtataacagtattaAATACAGAACCTCATTTGGCCACTAGAGGTCAGCACCATCCACACTATGGACTGCTGTCTGCTTCTCCATCCTGGAAGTTCCCACCTCTCCTCCGCTGGTAGGCGAGACTGCAGTGCAACGCTTCCCAGAAGGATAAAACACAAGATTCACGGCTCCTTTATAACTCACTGCTTCCACCCCTTCCATCGCTTCTTATACTGATCTTCATGCTGGTGTCACACCTCAGGTCCATGTCCGGCAGGTGCACAGATATCAGACACTCAAAGAAACAGGAGACCGACCATAGAAAGGCGCCATGTGCTCAGACCTTTTATTAGTATAGACAGAGATATTACAGGCACAGGTAGGTTTCCTCCATTGCATCGGGGGTCTGGTTGGCACAGGAACACCTCCAGAAATCAGACCCAGGTAAGTCCCGGAGCAGACCCCCTGATATTGGCCATAACTTGATTGATCCGTTCACAAAGCCGTAGGTgggcctgttttttttattttctcagaaCGAATTTCgctttctaatggcatcattttaTATGCATGTGATACAGTGGAAAGCTTAAAAATACATATGGACtggaatttggggggggggggactatccCACCACAgtattatgggttttgtttttacagcatcccCATGCGGTAACGGACATGTTTTGCATCGTCATCATATGAATCTAAAGTTATGGCGGTTGGAATATCTGCGGAGCTGAATGAAGGCTCATTTTTTATGGCTGATCTTGTAGTTTTTactcatttggggggggggggggtgaactgaCCAAACAACGGCAAATCGTCCATTCTGATTGCTTTCGGGTACACTATTCTGGATGAATACTTGGGTATTTAATTAGTTCAGGCATGTTGCGATGTGGAAAGGatcattctatttattttttatatttttaatatttaaaactttttttcaatACATCTCTTTTAAGTCCCCCTAGAAGACTTTAACAAGCAATCATTtgcaccatagactgcaatgacttactactgcagtctatgggagaatcaGTGTACGCCACGAGCAGGGCCAGGTAGGAACAGTGCTGTGGCAGGCCTCAGTCTTCAGAAGGCACACAAATGCCCTGATCACGACCTCTGAAGGGTTAAAAATCCATTCAACGATTGTAAAATAGCCGGCACCAGGCGACTGTTGAGCAGGCACTATCTATAAAGACCCAGCATGTAAGCCTGATGTCATGAATGGGTCAAAGTCTAATACAAAAATACTAAAAATCAAATCCATTTCATTGAATAAAATCTTGACCGCACTCAGCTCGTGGTCGTACAGAACGTGTGCAGTTATTTCTCTGGATCACGGATCCTACGAGGAGCTCAGTGCTGTAACAGGGTCAGGGCTCAGAATGGTGGTGGGGGGCGAACGTGTGCTGTCTCCTCAAAGTCTAAAGAAGAGGTCCTGCCTCCTCTCCAAAGCCCGATTCCTTAAGATGAGTCACATGACAGGATAAGCTTTCTAACTCTAAAATCATTAACTGCGCAGTGATCCCGGCTGGTCAGCATACAGAGAGGCGATCCTGCGGACATCCCGGCCGGTCAGCATACAGAGAGGCGACCCCGCGGACATCCCGGCCGGTCAGCATACAGAGAGGCGACCCTGCGGCAATCCCGGCCGGTCAGCATACAGAGAGGCGACCCTGCGGCAATCCTGGCCGGTCAGCATACAGAGAGGCGACCCCGCGGACATGCCGGCCGGTCAGCATACAGAGAGGCGACCCTGCGGCAATCCCGGCCGGTCAGCATACAGAGAGGCGACCCTGCGGCAATCCCGGCCGGTCAGCATACAGAGAGGCGACCCTGCGGACATCCCGGCCGGTCAGCATACAGAGAGGCGACCCTGCGGACATCCCGGCCGGTCAGCATACAGAGAGGCGACCCTGCGGCAATCCCGGCCGGTCAGCATACAGAGAGGCGACACTGCGGCAATCCCGGCCGGTCAGCATACAGAGAGGCGACCCCGCGGCCATCCCGGCCGGTCAGCATACAGAGAGGCGACCCTGATGATCACGGTCTGTGCTCCCTGCGTTACTGATCCCAGCGACCGCAGACTTCACACAGATCCAGGGCCTATGAGTTGAACAAGCAAAGGCCAAATATCTCCCAGAATCCAACACACAGCAGCTCAACTGGGGGCCATCATACCTACGAGAGACGGAGAAGATGTGGTCAGTAACACAACATGATTCATCACCAATCAGGAGTGGAAACGGTTTTTCAAAATCTACTACTATGGAAGGACAATGCTAGAGCGGAGAGAGAAACGCACTCCTGGTGAGGCTGTATTACTCCGGCAGACCATCCAGGCGATTGTAAGAAAGGAAGTGTTCCtgcctggcaatcgcctgcttgtAGTTACTGTTATTACATgcggtgatctcctccacagtatgccaCCTCATACAGGATCATTGCCAGCAGTAGACCACGATTAGcacgatctgccaccggcaaattaagatttttttaaTCCAGCTAAAAGATTATaattgctcattcatcgggtattcggcggcagtattacacaggcagaacatcgctaatgagcgttcctgGTCAGCAATGATCTGGCCGACAATCGTCTGGTGTAATACCGTCTTAAGAGACCGTTACAGTCCAGAGCGGGAATTACATTATTGTTCTGGACTGCGGCTCGGTGGAAAGTCATATTAAATGATGGTGAGACGGGGTTGACTCTCAGATGCTACATGACCCCCTTCCTATTTGGAAAATttgcccttgatccaatatggcAGCTTtcaagatctgcaaaatacggatacagtCCATGCGTAGTCCGCATTTTTTTAATGATCAATTGACTTCCATGGTTCGCATTTTGCACCCCAGAACAGGACATGTTGtacaatttgcagaatggacacaGGAACACGGTCACGTGCACAAGGCCTTGGTCTGACTCGCCAGTAGGGCCAAATATTCAGACAGTCAAATCGGACCGTACTCCTAGAGATGGCCGGTGCACGCCCAATGGAGCCGGGTCCACTGACTCCCAATGAAGGATCAAAAAAGGTAAATGAAGGCAGCACATGGTCTTCATCACCAAGTAGAAGGAAAACTTTAATCCACAGCGATGACATCCCGTGAGGCAAGGTTTCACTGAGGCCAAAACATTGTGCTACTGGATATGATCACCATGGAGTAAGGCTTTCCCTCCACTCGGCAATGAAGATCCCGTGCTGCCTTCCTTATCCCCAGTAGGGCCGGTCAGGTGGAGCGATGGGCCAGTTACCCCACGAGACGATGCAGCCGTCTCACTTCTTGTGGTCACTCACTCTATGGGTCCCGTCCACACTGAACCATCCATCTGCTTCCACTCTCCTCCTTCCTTTTTCAGGCCGACCCAGTATTCCCCGGTCAGGTTAGAGAGAGTCTTTATATCTTCCTGTGAAGAAAAACAAGCGTGTCATACAGAGTGATGTAACGCCCCTCATCCATCCGCGGCCCTCTAACAGAAATGGGACCAAGTTGTTTTTCCACTACCCCCAATCCACAGAGGCCTAATGAATCTGACCTCCCCCTCTCCACATCACAGGTGAGGCCAAGCAGATCCGATGCCCCCTTCccccacagcagaagaggaaccaAGGGCATCTGACCCTCTTAATTCACCGATACTGTAGAGACCAGGTAGATCTGACTCAGTCATGAGGATCTAACAACCCACCCCACCAACAGAAAATGGGCCAAGCAGCTCTGAGGGCAGCCACCATATCCAACCCCCAACAAAGAATTACAGATGGGAGATGTACAGCAGGACTTTACAAATGACCATCAGAAGGTGGCGCCAACTGCACCTTCTGTAGACTGATGTGTACACACTGCAATGCCACTAATACAGCATAGGAAACCGGCTGTCGAGTCCAGCAGTGTCATCACTTCATGCAACCCCTCACGTCTCCTGTTACCTGCGTCTCATTATCCATGGTCAGCAGTGTTCCTCCTTCTGATCGGCAGAATTCCAGCCTGGAGTTCCAGTCGTTGGTTTCCCGGGATATAAAGTAGCATTTCCCTTCAGACCTCATCCACTTATTGGGGCAGGAGGGAGATACAGGACGGCAGGGGCCTAGGAGACAAATATCAGGTAAGGGTCCTCCTCAGGCGCCGCTTATCTTGGGATGGCAGAAAAATGCACAAAGTATGGTGGGACTTTACAGTGGTGACCCATTTTTAGGACAAGATGTGCAACAGGTGATATGTAATGTACAACATTCATAGAAAGCCTCACCGATAACACGAGAGAAGATACCTCCAAGGACTACTCCAAGGACTGCGACCACGATGAGACTGATCGCCATCTGCACCAGGCGGTTCTGACACAGATCTCTCGCACGTTTCAGGCACCGCCATCGACCCTGTGAAGTGTAATAACAGCAGTCAGCAACTTCATAGTGCGAACACGGCACCAGGCGGTGGAGGGCGCCCCCCATCTATCAAAAGATTCACTTGTGTCAAAATTCCCAATTAAGCAGAGATCTTGGAACGTTTGTTTAGAGACAGAGCTCACGTCACCCAGTTCTGAGGTTTTGTTACAGTTGTCAGAGGCCGCCCCGTCACATCAATATTCCCATGTGCTTCTGGACGGGCGCGCACATCCAGACGCGCTGCGCTCATGTCTTACAAGCTCATTTCACCTTT
The genomic region above belongs to Bufo gargarizans isolate SCDJY-AF-19 chromosome 4, ASM1485885v1, whole genome shotgun sequence and contains:
- the LOC122933884 gene encoding C-type lectin domain family 2 member B-like isoform X1, which produces MSPRKDAERLMQVLTMVPLTDSPSPASAPLSSRMVDVPLQLSYQSGAPDTPAEEPDTQDTLEENTSLRAQGRWRCLKRARDLCQNRLVQMAISLIVVAVLGVVLGGIFSRVIGPCRPVSPSCPNKWMRSEGKCYFISRETNDWNSRLEFCRSEGGTLLTMDNETQEDIKTLSNLTGEYWVGLKKEGGEWKQMDGSVWTGPIEYDGPQLSCCVLDSGRYLAFACSTHRPWICVKSAVAGISNAGSTDRDHQGRLSVC
- the LOC122933884 gene encoding C-type lectin domain family 2 member B-like isoform X3; translated protein: MLKHCCQLSRSTKRNCQQFHVAQSEGSKGRWRCLKRARDLCQNRLVQMAISLIVVAVLGVVLGGIFSRVIGPCRPVSPSCPNKWMRSEGKCYFISRETNDWNSRLEFCRSEGGTLLTMDNETQEDIKTLSNLTGEYWVGLKKEGGEWKQMDGSVWTGPIEYDGPQLSCCVLDSGRYLAFACSTHRPWICVKSAVAGISNAGSTDRDHQGRLSVC
- the LOC122933884 gene encoding killer cell lectin-like receptor subfamily G member 1 isoform X2, which translates into the protein MSPRKDAERLMQVLTMVPLTDSPSPASAPLSSRMVDVPLQLSYQSGAPDTPAEEPDTQDTLEENTSLRAQGRWRCLKRARDLCQNRLVQMAISLIVVAVLGVVLGGPCRPVSPSCPNKWMRSEGKCYFISRETNDWNSRLEFCRSEGGTLLTMDNETQEDIKTLSNLTGEYWVGLKKEGGEWKQMDGSVWTGPIEYDGPQLSCCVLDSGRYLAFACSTHRPWICVKSAVAGISNAGSTDRDHQGRLSVC
- the LOC122933884 gene encoding C-type lectin domain family 2 member B-like isoform X4 — translated: MLKHCCQLSRSTKRNCQQFHVAQSEGSKGRWRCLKRARDLCQNRLVQMAISLIVVAVLGVVLGGPCRPVSPSCPNKWMRSEGKCYFISRETNDWNSRLEFCRSEGGTLLTMDNETQEDIKTLSNLTGEYWVGLKKEGGEWKQMDGSVWTGPIEYDGPQLSCCVLDSGRYLAFACSTHRPWICVKSAVAGISNAGSTDRDHQGRLSVC